In Leucobacter insecticola, one DNA window encodes the following:
- the rpmG gene encoding 50S ribosomal protein L33, which translates to MAKDKDVRPIIKLRSTAGTGFTYVTRKNRRNTPDRLVLKKYDPVVRKHVEFREER; encoded by the coding sequence ATGGCTAAAGATAAGGACGTACGTCCGATCATCAAGCTCCGCTCGACGGCCGGCACCGGGTTCACCTATGTGACCCGCAAGAACCGTCGGAATACCCCTGATCGTCTCGTGCTCAAGAAGTACGATCCGGTCGTTCGCAAGCACGTTGAATTCCGAGAGGAGCGCTAA
- a CDS encoding IS30 family transposase, with product MSRREAAAAVGVHFRTAGDWDRGTRHFQNRRYFADGRIVDYTTGMTTYADQTVMVDRPRYEKLQQDLHPRLVSLEERERIADLSRAGCSIRQIAQDLGRAPSTVSRELRRNRSQHGPYHPYAAHRKAAKRRPRPKSRKLVACGPLRAYVQEKLSEFWSPEQISRTLRVDYPTDLGMRVATETIYQTLYVQGRGQLRREIAAALRNGKARRTPRRQTQKRQQRFTDPMVMISERPPEVADRAVPGHWEGDLIIGREGGSQIGTLVERSTRYVMLVHLPGSRDAATTREALTKTMSHLPAHLRRSLTWDQGGEMAEHKRFSIATDIPVFSCDPASPWQRGSNENTNRLLRQYFPKGTDLSRHSPEELARVAQQLNTRPRKTLGWDTPAQRLNKLLQSTL from the coding sequence ATCTCTCGAAGAGAAGCTGCCGCAGCAGTGGGTGTGCATTTTCGTACGGCTGGCGATTGGGACCGTGGCACTCGCCACTTCCAGAACCGGCGCTACTTTGCGGATGGCAGGATCGTGGACTACACCACTGGTATGACTACCTACGCTGACCAGACGGTCATGGTTGATCGCCCCAGGTATGAAAAGCTCCAACAAGACCTTCACCCTCGCCTGGTTTCTCTCGAAGAGCGGGAACGAATCGCTGACCTTTCACGTGCCGGGTGCTCGATCCGGCAGATCGCACAAGATCTGGGCCGCGCACCCTCGACGGTGAGCCGAGAACTCCGTAGAAACCGGTCACAACACGGCCCGTATCACCCGTATGCGGCACACCGGAAAGCCGCGAAGCGCAGGCCGCGACCGAAGTCCAGGAAACTCGTGGCTTGTGGTCCTTTGCGCGCGTATGTGCAAGAGAAGCTTTCTGAGTTCTGGTCACCGGAACAGATCAGTCGTACGCTACGGGTGGACTATCCGACGGATCTAGGGATGCGCGTGGCAACTGAAACGATCTACCAGACACTCTATGTTCAAGGGCGAGGTCAGTTGCGTCGTGAGATCGCTGCGGCTCTTCGTAATGGGAAAGCCCGCCGAACACCCAGGAGGCAGACGCAGAAGCGGCAGCAGAGATTTACTGACCCCATGGTGATGATCTCTGAACGGCCTCCAGAAGTTGCAGATCGTGCGGTCCCAGGTCACTGGGAAGGTGACCTGATCATTGGGAGAGAAGGCGGAAGCCAGATCGGGACTCTCGTTGAACGCTCAACCAGGTACGTAATGCTGGTCCATCTCCCTGGCTCCCGTGACGCGGCAACGACGCGAGAAGCGCTCACGAAAACGATGAGTCACCTCCCGGCACATCTGCGGCGCTCATTGACATGGGATCAAGGAGGCGAGATGGCGGAGCACAAACGATTCTCTATTGCGACTGACATACCCGTGTTCTCTTGCGACCCCGCTTCTCCCTGGCAGCGCGGATCAAACGAGAACACCAACCGGCTCCTGAGACAGTATTTCCCGAAAGGCACGGACCTCTCCCGCCACAGCCCCGAAGAGCTTGCCCGAGTGGCCCAACAGCTCAACACCAGGCCCCGTAAAACGCTGGGCTGGGACACCCCAGCTCAGCGGCTCAACAAGCTTCTCCAATCAACCTTGTAG
- the rpmB gene encoding 50S ribosomal protein L28, producing MAAVCQVTGAVPGFGHNISHSHRRTKRRFDPNIQKKTYFVPSLGRKVTLTLSVKGIKVIDARGIESVVADLKKRGVKL from the coding sequence ATGGCAGCAGTGTGCCAGGTGACAGGAGCCGTTCCCGGTTTCGGTCACAACATTTCACACTCGCACCGTCGCACCAAGCGTCGGTTCGATCCGAATATCCAGAAGAAGACCTACTTTGTGCCCTCACTCGGCCGCAAGGTGACCCTGACCCTGTCGGTCAAGGGCATCAAGGTTATCGACGCACGCGGCATTGAGTCCGTGGTCGCCGATCTGAAGAAGCGTGGGGTGAAGCTCTAA
- a CDS encoding SH3 domain-containing protein, which yields MRYIVTADHEIPTRAPLKIAPGEEVSIGDRDTEWPAFVFVTAPTGTGWVPARHINERGSTGTVLVAYDTTELPVSAGEMVEALSNDPESGWAWCRNQSGREGWVPHRVLRAM from the coding sequence ATGCGATACATCGTTACAGCGGATCATGAGATCCCGACCAGAGCACCGTTGAAGATAGCACCCGGCGAAGAAGTATCGATTGGTGACCGGGACACAGAATGGCCGGCCTTCGTGTTCGTCACTGCCCCTACTGGGACCGGCTGGGTGCCCGCACGCCATATTAACGAACGAGGGTCCACGGGAACCGTTCTGGTTGCATATGACACCACTGAGCTTCCTGTTTCTGCTGGAGAAATGGTCGAGGCGCTTTCAAACGATCCCGAAAGCGGGTGGGCATGGTGTCGAAACCAGTCTGGCCGGGAAGGGTGGGTGCCTCACCGTGTTCTGCGAGCCATGTAG
- the rpsN gene encoding 30S ribosomal protein S14, which yields MAKKSMIAKNKQRQAIVDRYAAKRLELKKALVDPKGTDESREAARVGLQKLPRNASPVRVRSRDVIDGRPRGVLSKFGVSRVRFRDMAHRGELPGITKSSW from the coding sequence ATGGCTAAGAAGAGCATGATTGCGAAGAACAAGCAGCGCCAGGCCATCGTTGATCGCTACGCTGCGAAGCGTCTCGAGCTGAAGAAGGCACTCGTTGACCCCAAGGGCACCGACGAGAGCCGTGAGGCTGCACGCGTTGGCCTGCAGAAGCTGCCCCGCAACGCGTCTCCCGTGCGCGTGCGCAGCCGCGACGTCATCGACGGCCGCCCCCGTGGTGTGCTCTCGAAGTTCGGTGTTTCCCGTGTTCGCTTCCGCGACATGGCGCACCGTGGCGAGCTGCCAGGCATCACAAAGTCGAGCTGGTAA
- a CDS encoding HU family DNA-binding protein — MALNKTELVAKIAAETGQSQAAVSSVIDGLFAAVSETVAAGEKVSIPGWISFETATTAARTGRNPRTGESIDIPAGKRVKVSVGSKLKAAVK, encoded by the coding sequence ATGGCACTCAACAAGACTGAGCTCGTCGCTAAGATCGCTGCAGAGACCGGCCAGAGCCAGGCTGCAGTTTCAAGCGTTATCGACGGCCTGTTCGCCGCTGTATCTGAGACCGTCGCCGCTGGTGAAAAGGTTTCGATCCCGGGGTGGATCTCCTTTGAGACCGCAACCACCGCTGCACGCACCGGCCGCAACCCGCGTACCGGCGAGAGCATCGACATTCCCGCTGGCAAGCGCGTGAAGGTTTCGGTTGGCAGCAAGCTCAAGGCTGCTGTGAAGTAA